In Agrobacterium sp. RAC06, a single window of DNA contains:
- the aceA gene encoding isocitrate lyase, which yields MTEFYNLVPNAPKGRYDGIDRPYTAADVQRLRGSVEIKYTLAEMGANRLWKLINEESFVNALGALSGNQAMQMVRAGLKAIYLSGWQVAADANTASAMYPDQSLYPANAAPELAKRINRTLQRADQIETQEGKGLSVDTWFAPIVADAEAGFGGPLNAFEIMKAFIEAGAAGVHFEDQLASEKKCGHLGGKVLIPTAAHIRNLTAARLAADIMGVPTLIVARTDAEAAKLLTSDIDERDQPFVDYDAGRTAEGFYQVKNGIEPCIARAIAYAPYCDMIWMETGKPDLEQARKFAEAVHKVHPGKKLAYNCSPSFNWKKHLDDATIAKFQRELGAMGYKFQFITLAGFHQLNYGMFELARGYKDRQMAAYSELQEAEFAAEVNGYTATKHQREVGTGYFDAVSLAITAGQSSTTAMKESTETEQFKPAAE from the coding sequence ATGACTGAATTTTACAATCTCGTTCCGAATGCCCCCAAGGGCCGCTATGACGGCATCGATCGTCCCTACACTGCAGCAGACGTACAGCGCCTGCGCGGCTCGGTCGAGATCAAGTATACGCTCGCCGAAATGGGCGCCAATCGCCTGTGGAAGCTGATCAACGAAGAGTCCTTCGTCAACGCGCTCGGCGCGCTCTCCGGCAACCAGGCCATGCAGATGGTCCGCGCCGGCCTCAAGGCCATCTACCTCTCCGGCTGGCAGGTCGCAGCTGACGCCAACACGGCTTCGGCCATGTATCCGGACCAGTCGCTCTATCCGGCCAATGCCGCACCGGAGCTTGCCAAGCGCATCAACCGGACCCTGCAGCGCGCCGACCAGATCGAGACGCAGGAAGGCAAGGGCCTTTCGGTCGACACCTGGTTCGCCCCGATCGTTGCAGACGCTGAAGCCGGCTTCGGCGGACCGCTCAACGCGTTTGAGATCATGAAGGCCTTCATCGAGGCGGGTGCTGCTGGCGTTCACTTCGAGGACCAGCTGGCGTCTGAAAAGAAGTGCGGCCATCTCGGCGGCAAGGTTCTGATCCCGACGGCCGCCCATATCCGCAACCTGACGGCTGCCCGTCTGGCTGCCGACATCATGGGTGTCCCCACGCTGATCGTCGCCCGTACTGATGCCGAAGCCGCAAAGCTTCTAACCTCCGACATCGACGAGCGCGACCAGCCCTTCGTCGACTATGACGCGGGTCGCACTGCGGAAGGCTTCTACCAGGTCAAGAACGGCATCGAGCCCTGCATTGCACGCGCAATCGCCTACGCTCCTTACTGCGACATGATCTGGATGGAGACCGGCAAGCCGGATCTCGAACAGGCCCGCAAGTTCGCCGAAGCCGTACACAAGGTCCATCCGGGCAAGAAGCTCGCCTACAACTGCTCGCCTTCCTTCAACTGGAAGAAGCACCTCGACGACGCGACGATTGCCAAGTTCCAGCGCGAACTGGGTGCGATGGGCTACAAGTTCCAGTTCATCACGCTCGCCGGCTTCCACCAGCTGAACTACGGCATGTTCGAACTGGCTCGCGGCTACAAGGATCGCCAGATGGCGGCCTATTCGGAGCTGCAGGAGGCGGAATTCGCCGCCGAGGTCAATGGTTACACCGCGACCAAGCACCAGCGCGAAGTCGGCACCGGTTACTTCGACGCCGTCTCGCTCGCCATCACCGCCGGCCAGTCTTCGACGACCGCGATGAAGGAATCGACCGAAACCGAGCAGTTCAAGCCGGCAGCTGAATAA
- a CDS encoding LysR family transcriptional regulator, with the protein MKDISWDAYQLFLAVARQGGLSAAAETTGLSAATLGRRMVELEQALGRELFLRSQTGYRLTSDGSQLLEHLVELEAGSRRVEEWRRGKAGQSLVRISLGTWIAWLLCQNMSTIRTPRDAFRIDLHVAEQRARLAHRESDIGIRAFEPEEPNLAAIAAGEVAYAAYRARNREWMGPEPWVAVDDENAVSAYLRWPRQQSAEQVVATVNRPRSLRDLVRAGAGVGVLPCFVGDLDPTLERVGEEIPELRHRQWIVINNDDRHRSDIRMVADRVAKLLKSHRDVLAGKRPSTSS; encoded by the coding sequence ATGAAAGACATATCGTGGGACGCCTATCAACTCTTCCTCGCTGTTGCGCGGCAAGGCGGCCTGTCGGCTGCCGCTGAGACGACCGGTCTCAGTGCCGCCACCCTTGGCCGACGAATGGTCGAACTTGAGCAGGCGCTGGGCCGCGAACTCTTCCTGCGCAGCCAGACCGGTTATCGTCTCACCAGCGACGGCAGCCAGTTGCTGGAGCATCTGGTTGAATTGGAAGCCGGAAGCAGGAGGGTGGAGGAATGGCGACGTGGCAAGGCGGGTCAGTCCTTGGTGCGCATCAGCCTTGGCACCTGGATCGCCTGGCTGCTCTGCCAGAACATGTCGACGATCCGCACCCCCCGCGACGCCTTCCGCATCGACCTGCACGTCGCCGAGCAACGTGCCAGGCTTGCGCATCGGGAGAGTGACATCGGCATCCGCGCCTTTGAACCAGAAGAGCCGAACCTCGCCGCGATCGCAGCAGGCGAAGTGGCCTATGCGGCCTACAGGGCCCGCAACAGGGAATGGATGGGGCCGGAGCCCTGGGTCGCGGTTGATGACGAGAATGCCGTCTCCGCCTATCTGCGCTGGCCGCGCCAGCAGTCGGCGGAGCAGGTCGTCGCGACGGTCAATCGCCCGAGGTCGCTGAGGGATCTCGTCAGGGCGGGAGCCGGTGTCGGCGTGCTTCCCTGCTTCGTTGGGGATCTCGATCCGACACTCGAGCGGGTCGGCGAGGAAATCCCGGAACTGCGCCATCGCCAGTGGATCGTCATCAACAATGACGATCGTCATCGAAGCGATATCCGCATGGTGGCCGATCGGGTTGCAAAACTGTTGAAGTCGCATCGGGATGTTCTGGCGGGCAAGCGCCCCAGTACCAGCAGCTGA
- a CDS encoding SMc00767 family acetate metabolism repressor, giving the protein MTPQTRVKERAEEQSSAMSTDQQAMIRMLANDLHRLNHSIMKAVDAGVSVELVRSARHHGGDGNWGDLLIPVIVTQGNHQAA; this is encoded by the coding sequence ATGACACCCCAGACCCGAGTCAAGGAACGCGCCGAAGAACAGTCCTCGGCCATGAGCACCGATCAGCAGGCGATGATCCGCATGCTGGCCAATGACCTGCACCGTCTCAACCATTCGATCATGAAGGCCGTAGATGCCGGCGTCTCGGTCGAGCTCGTCCGCTCCGCCCGCCATCATGGTGGCGACGGCAACTGGGGTGATCTCTTGATCCCCGTCATCGTGACCCAGGGCAATCACCAGGCCGCCTGA
- a CDS encoding helix-turn-helix domain-containing protein — protein sequence MAERKIFAGPRVRRIRNGLGLTQTAMAEALEISPSYLNLIERNQRPLTVQLLLKLASVYKVDLDELQGEAGGSTSQLREVFADPLLLGELPGDQELIEVAEAAPNAASGIVKLYRAYREQAARLSDLADLLAREGHETSLSGARLPIDEVREVFERRPNYFARLDEAAETFHAGLSLAPGDDLAVALKAWLRSTHGIVVRALPVQTMPSLRRRYDRHSMRLFLSERLSPFDQLREVAMEVVLLALGEHVQAELDALGLSSGEARRIARFELARYTAHALMMPYGAFLSAAIRARYDIDVLRARFNVSFEQAANRLTMMQRPGATGVPFFMMEIDNAGNRFRRAGATGFPHSKFGGGCPKLNVHAAFAQPGQVLVEQVEMPDGSGFVTISRTLEGPQAGFGERIRRTALLVGCDAVSREEVAYAAALPDRSQPAIAIGPACRLCERSGCLARAEPPLTRPLGLDEMVTGLSAFDFQ from the coding sequence TTGGCAGAGCGCAAGATTTTCGCGGGCCCCCGCGTCCGCCGCATCAGAAACGGCCTCGGCCTCACCCAGACGGCCATGGCCGAGGCGCTCGAAATCTCGCCGTCCTATCTTAATCTCATTGAGCGCAATCAGCGGCCGCTCACGGTCCAGCTGCTCTTGAAGCTTGCCTCCGTTTACAAGGTCGATCTCGATGAGCTGCAGGGGGAGGCCGGTGGATCGACGAGCCAGCTGCGTGAGGTCTTCGCAGATCCCCTGCTTTTAGGCGAACTGCCAGGCGATCAGGAGCTGATCGAGGTGGCGGAAGCCGCCCCCAATGCCGCGAGTGGCATCGTCAAGCTCTACAGGGCTTACCGCGAGCAGGCGGCCCGGCTCTCCGATCTCGCCGATCTCCTGGCCCGCGAGGGGCACGAAACCTCTCTGTCAGGCGCGCGTCTGCCGATCGATGAGGTCCGCGAAGTCTTCGAGCGTCGACCGAATTATTTCGCCCGGCTCGACGAGGCAGCCGAGACATTTCATGCGGGCTTGAGCCTCGCGCCCGGTGATGATCTCGCCGTCGCGCTCAAGGCATGGCTGCGCTCCACCCATGGCATTGTTGTTCGCGCCTTGCCGGTGCAGACCATGCCGTCGCTGCGCCGCCGATACGACCGCCATTCCATGCGCCTGTTCCTTTCCGAGCGCTTGTCGCCCTTCGATCAGTTGCGCGAGGTGGCCATGGAGGTGGTGCTTCTGGCGCTCGGCGAACATGTCCAGGCCGAACTGGATGCGTTGGGGCTGTCGTCCGGCGAGGCGCGCCGCATCGCCCGCTTCGAGCTCGCCCGTTACACAGCCCATGCCCTGATGATGCCCTACGGCGCCTTTCTCTCGGCTGCGATCCGCGCCCGCTACGACATCGACGTGTTGCGTGCCCGTTTCAATGTTTCCTTCGAACAGGCCGCCAACCGTCTGACCATGATGCAGCGCCCGGGTGCTACGGGCGTGCCCTTCTTCATGATGGAGATCGACAATGCCGGAAACCGCTTCCGCCGGGCGGGCGCCACCGGTTTCCCACATTCGAAGTTCGGTGGCGGCTGTCCCAAGCTCAATGTCCATGCAGCGTTTGCCCAGCCGGGTCAGGTGTTGGTCGAGCAGGTTGAGATGCCGGATGGCAGCGGCTTCGTGACGATCTCGCGGACCCTCGAAGGTCCGCAGGCCGGTTTCGGCGAGCGTATCAGGCGCACGGCCCTTCTGGTCGGCTGCGACGCCGTGAGCCGCGAAGAGGTGGCCTATGCCGCCGCTTTGCCCGATCGATCGCAGCCGGCAATCGCCATCGGCCCCGCCTGCCGGCTGTGCGAAAGATCTGGCTGTCTGGCGCGCGCCGAGCCGCCGCTCACCCGCCCGCTCGGCCTCGACGAGATGGTCACGGGCCTTTCGGCGTTCGATTTCCAATGA